In the Synergistaceae bacterium genome, CGGGTGAATTGCTGCTGTAGCGTTGTTTTCGTGCCGTCTGAAATATATCAGCTGTCTATTAATTAAATAAAGTGAGTCTGTTACTGCTGCATAATTCCATAACATAGAATCATGAAGATCATTGCTTATGTCAAAAATTTTGAATTTCTCGAGAATCTCGCGCGTAAATCCCATAACACAGCCAGGCCGGATATTTTCGAGCCAGCAATTTTTTAGCGGTAAGTGTATTATTTCGCCGTCGTCCCTGTTTACGTTCTTGAGATTAACTTTTATTTGCTGCTTGTTTGAGTCTATTGCTATATAGTTTGAGATCAAGAGCTTTATATTATTATTCGCCTGCATTGCCTGAGTCATGACTTGAATTTTATCATTCATCCAAATATCGTCCTGATCGCACGTGAAAATATAATCTCCTGTACACTTTGAGAGAGCTTCACGAAAATTTTTAGAAGGCCTTAAATTGGTCTCATTGCGAAAAACTTTCCAGCCGGTTAAATTATATTTCGTTATGTAATCGCGGCAAAATTCAAATGTGCCATCAGTTGAGCAGTCGTCGCAGATAATTACTTCATTGGGCGCAAGAGTTTGAGTCCTGATTGAGTCAAGTTGTTCACAAATATATTTTATTCCGTTGTAAGAAGCCATTACTACA is a window encoding:
- a CDS encoding glycosyltransferase, whose product is MNNKKISVVMASYNGIKYICEQLDSIRTQTLAPNEVIICDDCSTDGTFEFCRDYITKYNLTGWKVFRNETNLRPSKNFREALSKCTGDYIFTCDQDDIWMNDKIQVMTQAMQANNNIKLLISNYIAIDSNKQQIKVNLKNVNRDDGEIIHLPLKNCWLENIRPGCVMGFTREILEKFKIFDISNDLHDSMLWNYAAVTDSLYLINRQLIYFRRHENNATAAIHPPLTIERKIMFLRTDLETYKSFAAHYKELGINETNRALLERKAIFIEQRINMLTRKNLFAIIYFVIKNIKFYPTLRNALSDIYAVIFK